The proteins below come from a single Triticum aestivum cultivar Chinese Spring chromosome 5D, IWGSC CS RefSeq v2.1, whole genome shotgun sequence genomic window:
- the LOC123119406 gene encoding uncharacterized protein: protein MWSGETRPECFRYRVLGLPWGKLDAVSRIRRSAALFLYDFHAKYLYGPYRAKTVRALLAGLGEDDRREGLRRTPKRVAKAFRDGTRGDHFCCRHRCAGWRCCCCIWRSCSCRPKGQPSSDTTP, encoded by the exons ATGTGGAGCGGCGAGACCAGGCCCGAGTGCTTCAGGTACAGGGTGCTGGGCCTACCGTGGGGGAAGCTGGACGCCGTCTCCCGGATCAGGCGCAGCGCCGCGCTCTTCCTCTACGACTTCcacgccaagtacctctacgggCCCTACCGCGCCAAGACGGTGCGCGCGCTGCTGGCGGGGCTCGGCGAGGACGACCGCCGAGAGGGGCTGCGCAGGACGCCCAAGCGCGTCGCCAAGGCCTTCCGCGACGGCACCCGAG GTGACCATTTTTGCTGCCGCCACCGCTGTGCCGGTTGGAGGTGCTGCTGCTGCATCTGGCGGAGCTGCAGCTGCCGCCCCAAAGGGCAACCTTCATCAGACACAACCCCATAA